The Glycine soja cultivar W05 chromosome 6, ASM419377v2, whole genome shotgun sequence genome has a window encoding:
- the LOC114414927 gene encoding muscle M-line assembly protein unc-89-like isoform X1 gives MAGADKELEEQLLEAGNKLVDPPSSVEDLLALLEQVESCLSRVEQSPTDSMQNALSPSLKALIADKLLRHSDDDVKIAVASCISEITRITAPEAPYDDDQMKEVFQLIVSSFENLHDKLSRSYSKMISILDTVAKVRSCVVMLDLECDALILEMFQHFLKAIREHHPENVFSSMETIMTLVLEESEDISLDLLSPLLGSIKKDNEEVFPIAQKLGERVLESCATKLKPYLVQAVKSLGISVDDYSAVLASICQDVSDDLEKNDTCVTSEHVEDKSESAKQSLEESTHFDQVVKKDSREVTSSQQENPDDVNKSPKSVMSNVVACVEDNALAHSESIKKQEDADCSNHSEGLNTSGNEVNNDLDIEKVDNSKQKTEKATKKPRKKSSSSIKLTKPSKGQVAANEKETEKMLDCESNSKIVHSSPPEDHSVEAAGPSENDKGIDAKISSPMACNDDSEVVASPPSESLCDENHSKKLGRTKKKDGPVKEGTAEDVSKVTASDSEAKPARRSVKKALGQKADVKKTSVVVSVKKGSWAANDADAKKHSAKKFDENKKGSGGSSSRQMEDKKKGGRGKANSEADVAKSSAIDVDKEMVSSPTSGTKSTKDGKSEETPKTNLKRERTPGKENESGVKEYGENLVGLRVKVWWPKDREFYIGVIDSFDSARKKHKVLYDDGDEETLNLVKEKWKVIEADSDADEEERSDCADLDVSTDMPLKKKGKTSAGESTKQGKMDVSSKSSGAAASNRSKGASTKSSQKSKDGNKSKDSKANSKSEDGVNRKSKDSTPKNGSSKSIVAAKKMSNKSKNTDTSKTSESKDDGSIKQKPSAKFKHETPKSGKSKQETPKAAISKGKPVKSGGKTDVNGTSKARSGLLKRKDSENENSDVSAGEREDAKGKSANSSKAKGSELKSGKKRRKT, from the exons ATGGCGGGAGCAGATAAAGAATTGGAAGAGCAACTTCTTGAAGCCGGTAACAAGCTTGTAGATCCTCCTTCGTCGGTGGAGGACCTCCTCGCACTCCTAGAA CAAGTTGAGAGTTGCCTATCAAGGGTTGAACAGTCCCCGACCGACTCTATGCAAAATGCACTCTCTCCATCATTGAAAGCATTGATTGCAGACAAACTTTTAAGGCACTCAGATGATGATGTCAAAATTGCAGTTGCATCTTGCATCAGTGAAATAACAAGAATCACTGCACCTGAAGCTCCTTATGATGATGATCAAATGAAG GAGGTATTTCAATTAATAGTGTCATCATTTGAAAATCTACATGATAAGTTAAGCCGATCATATTCAAAGATGATCTCAATTCTTGACACTGTTGCTAAAGTCAGATCATGTGTGGTAATGCTGGACCTTGAATGTGATGCGCTGATTTTGGAGATGTTTCAGCATTTCTTGAAAGCTATAAG GGAACATCATCcagaaaatgttttttcatcCATGGAAACAATTATGACCCTTGTTCTTGAGGAAAGTGAAGATATATCCTTAGACCTGCTGTCTCCACTCCTGGGAAGCATTAAGAAAGACAATGAG GAAGTTTTTCCAATAGCCCAGAAATTGGGGGAGAGGGTCCTTGAAAGCTGTGCAACCAAGCTGAAACCCTACTTGGTTCAAGCAGTGAAATCCTTGGGTATATCTGTGGATGATTATAGTGCAGTACTTGCTTCAATATGCCAAGATGTATCTGATGACCTGGAGAAAAATGATACATGTGTTACTAGTGAGCATGTG GAAGATAAGAGTGAGTCAGCGAAACAATCACTGGAGGAGTCAACACAT TTTGATCAGGTGGTTAAAAAGGATTCAAGGGAAGTTACATCCTCTCAGCAAGAAAATCCTGATGATGTGAATAAATCTCCAAAGTCAGTCATGAGCAATGTTGTTGCATGTGTTGAAGATAATGCTTTAGCTCATTCCGAGTCCATTAAAAAACAAGAGGATGCTGATTGTTCTAATCACTCTGAAGGTTTGAATACTTCTGGTAATGAGGTGAATAATGATTTGGACATTGAAAAAGTTGACAATagtaaacaaaaaacagaaaaagctACCAAGAAACCACGAAAGAAATCAAGCTCTTCAATTAAATTGACAAAACCTTCCAAGGGTCAAGTTGCTGCTAATGAGAAGGAAACTGAGAAAATGCTCGACTGTGAAAGCAACAGCAAGATAGTTCACAGTTCCCCTCCCGAGGACCATTCTGTTGAAGCTGCAGGACCTTCAGAGAATGACAAAGGGATTGATGCTAAGATTTCGTCGCCAATGGCATGCAATGATGATTCCGAAGTTGTTGCTTCTCCACCAAGTGAGAGCCTCTGTGATGAAAATCATTCTAAGAAACTTGGacgaacaaaaaagaaagatggcCCTGTAAAAGAAGGGACTGCAGAGGATGTTTCAAAGGTGACAGCTAGTGATTCAGAAGCCAAACCTGCCAGGCGGTCAGTGAAAAAGGCACTTGGTCAGAAGGCTGATGTGAAAAAAACTAGTGTCGTAGTTTCAGTAAAAAAAGGAAGTTGGGCTGCAAATGATGCAGATGCAAAAAAGCACTCAGCCAAGAAAtttgatgaaaacaaaaaggGTAGTGGTGGATCCTCTTCAAGGCAGATGGAGGACAAGAAAAAGGGAGGTCGGGGGAAAGCTAACTCTGAAGCAGATGTTGCAAAATCATCTGCTATTGATGTGGACAAG GAAATGGTTTCTTCTCCAACGTCTGGTACAAAATCAACTAAAGATGGAAAGTCAGAGGAGACTCCCAAGACAAATCTGAAAAGGGAACGCACTCCAGGAAAAGAAAAT GAGTCTGGTGTGAAGGAATATGGTGAAAACCTTGTCGGTTTACGGGTCAAAGTTTGGTGGCCTAAGGATCGTGA GTTTTACATAGGTGTTATTGATTCTTTTGATTCTGCCAGAAAGAAGCACAAG gttttgtATGATGATGGTGATGAAGAAACATTAAATCTTGTGAAGGAAAAATGGAAGGTCATTGAAGCTGACTCAGATGCAGATGAG GAAGAACGAAGTGATTGTGCAGATCTTGATGTTTCCACTGATAT GCCactgaagaagaaagggaaaaCAAGTGCTGGTGAATCAACCAAGCAAGGAAAGATGGATGTTTCTTCCAAAAG CAGTGGAGCAGCAGCATCCAATAGATCAAAGGGTGCATCCACAAAGTCTAGCCAGAAGTCCAAGGATGGCAACAAATCCAAAGATTCCAAGGCTAATAGCAAATCTGAGGATGGAGTTAATAGAAAATCTAAGGACAGCACTCCTAAAAATGGTAGCAGTAAATCTATTGTTGCTGCTAAAAAAATGAGTAATAAATCCAAAAATACTGATACTTCCAAGACAAGTGAATCAAAGGATGATGGCAGTATCAAACAAAAACCTTCTGCCAAGTTTAAGCATGAAACTCCAAAAAGTGGAAAATCCAAGCAAGAAACCCCAAAGGCTGCCATTTCCAAAGGAAAACCTGTCAAAAGTGGTGGAAAGACTGATGTTAATGGTACCAGCAAAGCAAGATCTGGTTTATTGAAGAGAAAAGATTCCGAGAATGAGAACTCTGATGTTTCAGCTGGAGAGAGAGAAGATGCCAAGGGCAAGAGTGCAAATTCATCAAAGGCAAAAGGAAGTGAGCTGAAGAGTGGAAAGAAGCGTCGGAAAACCTAG
- the LOC114414927 gene encoding muscle M-line assembly protein unc-89-like isoform X3 codes for MQNALSPSLKALIADKLLRHSDDDVKIAVASCISEITRITAPEAPYDDDQMKEVFQLIVSSFENLHDKLSRSYSKMISILDTVAKVRSCVVMLDLECDALILEMFQHFLKAIREHHPENVFSSMETIMTLVLEESEDISLDLLSPLLGSIKKDNEEVFPIAQKLGERVLESCATKLKPYLVQAVKSLGISVDDYSAVLASICQDVSDDLEKNDTCVTSEHVEDKSESAKQSLEESTHFDQVVKKDSREVTSSQQENPDDVNKSPKSVMSNVVACVEDNALAHSESIKKQEDADCSNHSEGLNTSGNEVNNDLDIEKVDNSKQKTEKATKKPRKKSSSSIKLTKPSKGQVAANEKETEKMLDCESNSKIVHSSPPEDHSVEAAGPSENDKGIDAKISSPMACNDDSEVVASPPSESLCDENHSKKLGRTKKKDGPVKEGTAEDVSKVTASDSEAKPARRSVKKALGQKADVKKTSVVVSVKKGSWAANDADAKKHSAKKFDENKKGSGGSSSRQMEDKKKGGRGKANSEADVAKSSAIDVDKEMVSSPTSGTKSTKDGKSEETPKTNLKRERTPGKENESGVKEYGENLVGLRVKVWWPKDREFYIGVIDSFDSARKKHKVLYDDGDEETLNLVKEKWKVIEADSDADEEERSDCADLDVSTDMPLKKKGKTSAGESTKQGKMDVSSKSSGAAASNRSKGASTKSSQKSKDGNKSKDSKANSKSEDGVNRKSKDSTPKNGSSKSIVAAKKMSNKSKNTDTSKTSESKDDGSIKQKPSAKFKHETPKSGKSKQETPKAAISKGKPVKSGGKTDVNGTSKARSGLLKRKDSENENSDVSAGEREDAKGKSANSSKAKGSELKSGKKRRKT; via the exons ATGCAAAATGCACTCTCTCCATCATTGAAAGCATTGATTGCAGACAAACTTTTAAGGCACTCAGATGATGATGTCAAAATTGCAGTTGCATCTTGCATCAGTGAAATAACAAGAATCACTGCACCTGAAGCTCCTTATGATGATGATCAAATGAAG GAGGTATTTCAATTAATAGTGTCATCATTTGAAAATCTACATGATAAGTTAAGCCGATCATATTCAAAGATGATCTCAATTCTTGACACTGTTGCTAAAGTCAGATCATGTGTGGTAATGCTGGACCTTGAATGTGATGCGCTGATTTTGGAGATGTTTCAGCATTTCTTGAAAGCTATAAG GGAACATCATCcagaaaatgttttttcatcCATGGAAACAATTATGACCCTTGTTCTTGAGGAAAGTGAAGATATATCCTTAGACCTGCTGTCTCCACTCCTGGGAAGCATTAAGAAAGACAATGAG GAAGTTTTTCCAATAGCCCAGAAATTGGGGGAGAGGGTCCTTGAAAGCTGTGCAACCAAGCTGAAACCCTACTTGGTTCAAGCAGTGAAATCCTTGGGTATATCTGTGGATGATTATAGTGCAGTACTTGCTTCAATATGCCAAGATGTATCTGATGACCTGGAGAAAAATGATACATGTGTTACTAGTGAGCATGTG GAAGATAAGAGTGAGTCAGCGAAACAATCACTGGAGGAGTCAACACAT TTTGATCAGGTGGTTAAAAAGGATTCAAGGGAAGTTACATCCTCTCAGCAAGAAAATCCTGATGATGTGAATAAATCTCCAAAGTCAGTCATGAGCAATGTTGTTGCATGTGTTGAAGATAATGCTTTAGCTCATTCCGAGTCCATTAAAAAACAAGAGGATGCTGATTGTTCTAATCACTCTGAAGGTTTGAATACTTCTGGTAATGAGGTGAATAATGATTTGGACATTGAAAAAGTTGACAATagtaaacaaaaaacagaaaaagctACCAAGAAACCACGAAAGAAATCAAGCTCTTCAATTAAATTGACAAAACCTTCCAAGGGTCAAGTTGCTGCTAATGAGAAGGAAACTGAGAAAATGCTCGACTGTGAAAGCAACAGCAAGATAGTTCACAGTTCCCCTCCCGAGGACCATTCTGTTGAAGCTGCAGGACCTTCAGAGAATGACAAAGGGATTGATGCTAAGATTTCGTCGCCAATGGCATGCAATGATGATTCCGAAGTTGTTGCTTCTCCACCAAGTGAGAGCCTCTGTGATGAAAATCATTCTAAGAAACTTGGacgaacaaaaaagaaagatggcCCTGTAAAAGAAGGGACTGCAGAGGATGTTTCAAAGGTGACAGCTAGTGATTCAGAAGCCAAACCTGCCAGGCGGTCAGTGAAAAAGGCACTTGGTCAGAAGGCTGATGTGAAAAAAACTAGTGTCGTAGTTTCAGTAAAAAAAGGAAGTTGGGCTGCAAATGATGCAGATGCAAAAAAGCACTCAGCCAAGAAAtttgatgaaaacaaaaaggGTAGTGGTGGATCCTCTTCAAGGCAGATGGAGGACAAGAAAAAGGGAGGTCGGGGGAAAGCTAACTCTGAAGCAGATGTTGCAAAATCATCTGCTATTGATGTGGACAAG GAAATGGTTTCTTCTCCAACGTCTGGTACAAAATCAACTAAAGATGGAAAGTCAGAGGAGACTCCCAAGACAAATCTGAAAAGGGAACGCACTCCAGGAAAAGAAAAT GAGTCTGGTGTGAAGGAATATGGTGAAAACCTTGTCGGTTTACGGGTCAAAGTTTGGTGGCCTAAGGATCGTGA GTTTTACATAGGTGTTATTGATTCTTTTGATTCTGCCAGAAAGAAGCACAAG gttttgtATGATGATGGTGATGAAGAAACATTAAATCTTGTGAAGGAAAAATGGAAGGTCATTGAAGCTGACTCAGATGCAGATGAG GAAGAACGAAGTGATTGTGCAGATCTTGATGTTTCCACTGATAT GCCactgaagaagaaagggaaaaCAAGTGCTGGTGAATCAACCAAGCAAGGAAAGATGGATGTTTCTTCCAAAAG CAGTGGAGCAGCAGCATCCAATAGATCAAAGGGTGCATCCACAAAGTCTAGCCAGAAGTCCAAGGATGGCAACAAATCCAAAGATTCCAAGGCTAATAGCAAATCTGAGGATGGAGTTAATAGAAAATCTAAGGACAGCACTCCTAAAAATGGTAGCAGTAAATCTATTGTTGCTGCTAAAAAAATGAGTAATAAATCCAAAAATACTGATACTTCCAAGACAAGTGAATCAAAGGATGATGGCAGTATCAAACAAAAACCTTCTGCCAAGTTTAAGCATGAAACTCCAAAAAGTGGAAAATCCAAGCAAGAAACCCCAAAGGCTGCCATTTCCAAAGGAAAACCTGTCAAAAGTGGTGGAAAGACTGATGTTAATGGTACCAGCAAAGCAAGATCTGGTTTATTGAAGAGAAAAGATTCCGAGAATGAGAACTCTGATGTTTCAGCTGGAGAGAGAGAAGATGCCAAGGGCAAGAGTGCAAATTCATCAAAGGCAAAAGGAAGTGAGCTGAAGAGTGGAAAGAAGCGTCGGAAAACCTAG
- the LOC114414927 gene encoding muscle M-line assembly protein unc-89-like isoform X2: protein MAGADKELEEQLLEAGNKLVDPPSSVEDLLALLEQVESCLSRVEQSPTDSMQNALSPSLKALIADKLLRHSDDDVKIAVASCISEITRITAPEAPYDDDQMKEVFQLIVSSFENLHDKLSRSYSKMISILDTVAKVRSCVVMLDLECDALILEMFQHFLKAIREHHPENVFSSMETIMTLVLEESEDISLDLLSPLLGSIKKDNEEVFPIAQKLGERVLESCATKLKPYLVQAVKSLGISVDDYSAVLASICQDVSDDLEKNDTCVTSEHVEDKSESAKQSLEESTHFDQVVKKDSREVTSSQQENPDDVNKSPKSVMSNVVACVEDNALAHSESIKKQEDADCSNHSEGLNTSGNEVNNDLDIEKVDNSKQKTEKATKKPRKKSSSSIKLTKPSKGQVAANEKETEKMLDCESNSKIVHSSPPEDHSVEAAGPSENDKGIDAKISSPMACNDDSEVVASPPSESLCDENHSKKLGRTKKKDGPVKEGTAEDVSKVTASDSEAKPARRSVKKALGQKADVKKTSVVVSVKKGSWAANDADAKKHSAKKFDENKKGSGGSSSRQMEDKKKGGRGKANSEADVAKSSAIDVDKEMVSSPTSGTKSTKDGKSEETPKTNLKRERTPGKENESGVKEYGENLVGLRVKVWWPKDREFYIGVIDSFDSARKKHKVLYDDGDEETLNLVKEKWKVIEADSDADEEERSDCADLDVSTDMPLKKKGKTSAGESTKQGKMDVSSKSGAAASNRSKGASTKSSQKSKDGNKSKDSKANSKSEDGVNRKSKDSTPKNGSSKSIVAAKKMSNKSKNTDTSKTSESKDDGSIKQKPSAKFKHETPKSGKSKQETPKAAISKGKPVKSGGKTDVNGTSKARSGLLKRKDSENENSDVSAGEREDAKGKSANSSKAKGSELKSGKKRRKT from the exons ATGGCGGGAGCAGATAAAGAATTGGAAGAGCAACTTCTTGAAGCCGGTAACAAGCTTGTAGATCCTCCTTCGTCGGTGGAGGACCTCCTCGCACTCCTAGAA CAAGTTGAGAGTTGCCTATCAAGGGTTGAACAGTCCCCGACCGACTCTATGCAAAATGCACTCTCTCCATCATTGAAAGCATTGATTGCAGACAAACTTTTAAGGCACTCAGATGATGATGTCAAAATTGCAGTTGCATCTTGCATCAGTGAAATAACAAGAATCACTGCACCTGAAGCTCCTTATGATGATGATCAAATGAAG GAGGTATTTCAATTAATAGTGTCATCATTTGAAAATCTACATGATAAGTTAAGCCGATCATATTCAAAGATGATCTCAATTCTTGACACTGTTGCTAAAGTCAGATCATGTGTGGTAATGCTGGACCTTGAATGTGATGCGCTGATTTTGGAGATGTTTCAGCATTTCTTGAAAGCTATAAG GGAACATCATCcagaaaatgttttttcatcCATGGAAACAATTATGACCCTTGTTCTTGAGGAAAGTGAAGATATATCCTTAGACCTGCTGTCTCCACTCCTGGGAAGCATTAAGAAAGACAATGAG GAAGTTTTTCCAATAGCCCAGAAATTGGGGGAGAGGGTCCTTGAAAGCTGTGCAACCAAGCTGAAACCCTACTTGGTTCAAGCAGTGAAATCCTTGGGTATATCTGTGGATGATTATAGTGCAGTACTTGCTTCAATATGCCAAGATGTATCTGATGACCTGGAGAAAAATGATACATGTGTTACTAGTGAGCATGTG GAAGATAAGAGTGAGTCAGCGAAACAATCACTGGAGGAGTCAACACAT TTTGATCAGGTGGTTAAAAAGGATTCAAGGGAAGTTACATCCTCTCAGCAAGAAAATCCTGATGATGTGAATAAATCTCCAAAGTCAGTCATGAGCAATGTTGTTGCATGTGTTGAAGATAATGCTTTAGCTCATTCCGAGTCCATTAAAAAACAAGAGGATGCTGATTGTTCTAATCACTCTGAAGGTTTGAATACTTCTGGTAATGAGGTGAATAATGATTTGGACATTGAAAAAGTTGACAATagtaaacaaaaaacagaaaaagctACCAAGAAACCACGAAAGAAATCAAGCTCTTCAATTAAATTGACAAAACCTTCCAAGGGTCAAGTTGCTGCTAATGAGAAGGAAACTGAGAAAATGCTCGACTGTGAAAGCAACAGCAAGATAGTTCACAGTTCCCCTCCCGAGGACCATTCTGTTGAAGCTGCAGGACCTTCAGAGAATGACAAAGGGATTGATGCTAAGATTTCGTCGCCAATGGCATGCAATGATGATTCCGAAGTTGTTGCTTCTCCACCAAGTGAGAGCCTCTGTGATGAAAATCATTCTAAGAAACTTGGacgaacaaaaaagaaagatggcCCTGTAAAAGAAGGGACTGCAGAGGATGTTTCAAAGGTGACAGCTAGTGATTCAGAAGCCAAACCTGCCAGGCGGTCAGTGAAAAAGGCACTTGGTCAGAAGGCTGATGTGAAAAAAACTAGTGTCGTAGTTTCAGTAAAAAAAGGAAGTTGGGCTGCAAATGATGCAGATGCAAAAAAGCACTCAGCCAAGAAAtttgatgaaaacaaaaaggGTAGTGGTGGATCCTCTTCAAGGCAGATGGAGGACAAGAAAAAGGGAGGTCGGGGGAAAGCTAACTCTGAAGCAGATGTTGCAAAATCATCTGCTATTGATGTGGACAAG GAAATGGTTTCTTCTCCAACGTCTGGTACAAAATCAACTAAAGATGGAAAGTCAGAGGAGACTCCCAAGACAAATCTGAAAAGGGAACGCACTCCAGGAAAAGAAAAT GAGTCTGGTGTGAAGGAATATGGTGAAAACCTTGTCGGTTTACGGGTCAAAGTTTGGTGGCCTAAGGATCGTGA GTTTTACATAGGTGTTATTGATTCTTTTGATTCTGCCAGAAAGAAGCACAAG gttttgtATGATGATGGTGATGAAGAAACATTAAATCTTGTGAAGGAAAAATGGAAGGTCATTGAAGCTGACTCAGATGCAGATGAG GAAGAACGAAGTGATTGTGCAGATCTTGATGTTTCCACTGATAT GCCactgaagaagaaagggaaaaCAAGTGCTGGTGAATCAACCAAGCAAGGAAAGATGGATGTTTCTTCCAAAAG TGGAGCAGCAGCATCCAATAGATCAAAGGGTGCATCCACAAAGTCTAGCCAGAAGTCCAAGGATGGCAACAAATCCAAAGATTCCAAGGCTAATAGCAAATCTGAGGATGGAGTTAATAGAAAATCTAAGGACAGCACTCCTAAAAATGGTAGCAGTAAATCTATTGTTGCTGCTAAAAAAATGAGTAATAAATCCAAAAATACTGATACTTCCAAGACAAGTGAATCAAAGGATGATGGCAGTATCAAACAAAAACCTTCTGCCAAGTTTAAGCATGAAACTCCAAAAAGTGGAAAATCCAAGCAAGAAACCCCAAAGGCTGCCATTTCCAAAGGAAAACCTGTCAAAAGTGGTGGAAAGACTGATGTTAATGGTACCAGCAAAGCAAGATCTGGTTTATTGAAGAGAAAAGATTCCGAGAATGAGAACTCTGATGTTTCAGCTGGAGAGAGAGAAGATGCCAAGGGCAAGAGTGCAAATTCATCAAAGGCAAAAGGAAGTGAGCTGAAGAGTGGAAAGAAGCGTCGGAAAACCTAG